The proteins below are encoded in one region of Clostridium estertheticum:
- a CDS encoding class I SAM-dependent methyltransferase: MKENLQLNADRFMGFADVYNNARPKCPEKVKEIILKYLNRDPTLVVDLGCGTGLSTRIWSEVSNKVIGIEPSTDMIKVAREKTVGLDNILFNSEFSDNTQLNNSCADIITCSQSFHWMNPENTLNEVSRILKKGGIFAVYDNDWPPVCNWEAEFEYNKLFDKVREFELTHPDIKESFKRWDKDKHLSNIKNSGNFRYVREIVFSNSEICNAQRFISIALSQGGVQAIMKANIDEINPLLISFKERIIDIFGSSEFNIDFCYRMRIGVK; this comes from the coding sequence ATGAAAGAAAACTTGCAACTTAATGCAGATAGATTTATGGGATTTGCTGATGTTTATAATAATGCAAGACCTAAATGTCCAGAGAAAGTTAAGGAGATAATACTCAAATATTTGAATCGTGATCCAACTCTTGTGGTTGATTTGGGATGTGGTACAGGGCTTTCTACAAGAATTTGGAGTGAGGTAAGTAATAAAGTAATTGGGATAGAACCAAGTACTGACATGATTAAAGTGGCAAGAGAAAAAACGGTGGGGTTAGATAATATATTATTTAATTCTGAATTTTCAGATAATACTCAATTAAACAATAGCTGTGCAGATATTATCACATGTTCGCAATCATTTCACTGGATGAATCCAGAAAATACCTTGAATGAAGTATCGAGAATTTTAAAGAAAGGTGGTATATTTGCAGTCTACGATAATGACTGGCCACCCGTATGTAATTGGGAAGCAGAATTTGAATATAATAAGCTTTTTGATAAAGTAAGAGAATTTGAATTAACACATCCAGATATTAAAGAAAGTTTTAAGAGATGGGACAAAGACAAGCATCTTTCAAATATAAAAAATAGTGGTAATTTCAGATATGTAAGAGAAATAGTATTTTCTAACTCTGAGATTTGTAATGCACAAAGATTTATTTCAATTGCTTTAAGCCAAGGAGGAGTACAGGCTATTATGAAAGCCAATATAGATGAAATTAATCCTCTTTTGATTTCTTTTAAAGAGCGAATTATTGATATCTTTGGCAGCAGTGAATTTAATATAGATTTTTGCTATCGGATGCGTATTGGTGTTAAGTAG
- a CDS encoding GNAT family N-acetyltransferase translates to METLVTNRLILREWKESDSADLYEYAKSELVGPSAGWPPHKNEEEGKGIIRMFIENNETYAVVLKSENKVIGGIGLHNRKPDDSLSDLKQKEIGYVLNPKYWGNGFIPEAVNYLIRYGFNELNLDLIWCGHFDFNSKSKRVIEKCGFKYRFQKTEKLKLLDNKEVTTLYYNIFKSEYTD, encoded by the coding sequence ATGGAAACATTAGTAACTAATAGATTGATACTAAGGGAATGGAAAGAAAGTGATAGCGCTGATTTATATGAGTATGCTAAAAGTGAATTAGTAGGTCCAAGTGCTGGCTGGCCACCTCATAAGAATGAGGAAGAAGGTAAAGGGATAATAAGAATGTTCATTGAAAATAATGAAACATATGCTGTAGTTCTAAAATCAGAAAACAAAGTAATTGGCGGTATTGGACTTCATAATAGAAAACCTGATGATAGTCTTTCAGACTTGAAGCAAAAAGAAATAGGATATGTTCTTAACCCTAAATACTGGGGAAACGGGTTTATTCCAGAGGCCGTAAATTATTTAATAAGATATGGATTTAATGAATTAAATTTAGATTTAATTTGGTGTGGACATTTTGACTTTAATTCTAAGTCTAAAAGAGTAATTGAAAAATGTGGATTTAAATATAGGTTTCAAAAAACTGAGAAGTTAAAACTATTAGATAATAAAGAAGTTACCACATTG